The DNA sequence CGCCCGGGCGCTGGCCGTGCTGGAACCGGCGTTCGTCGAACACGTCGGGTTCTCGCTGTGGCAGGTGATCTCCGCCGGTGAACCGGTCAGCGGTGATGCGCAGGTACAACCGGTCCTGATGGGGCTCCAGCTGGCGCTGACCGAGCTGTGGCGTTCCTACGGGGTCCACCCCGACGCCGTCATCGGTCACTCGATGGGCGAGGTCACCGCCGCGGTGGTAGCGGGCGCGCTGAGCCCGGCTGACGGGTTCCGGGTCATCGCGGCCCGTTCGCAGTTGATGTCGCGGCAGGCCGGTCAGGGCGCGGTGGCGCTGCTGAACTTGGACACCGACGCCGTCGAGGCGCTGCTGGTCGACTACCCGGATGTCAGTGTGGCGGGCTACCTCTCGCCGAAGCAGACCGTGGTGGCCGGCCCGGTTGCGCCCGTCGATGCGGTCATCGCGGCCGTCAGCGGCCGGAACAAGTTCGCCCGGCGGGTCAACATGGAAGTGGCCTCGCACACCGCGCTGATGGACCCGATCCTGCCCGAGCTTCGCGTAGCACTGGCGGACCTGACGCCTGAAGTCGCCACCATCCCGTTCTTCTCGACGGTGACCGAAGCTGCCATGCCGGCCGGTGGCATGCCGATCTTGGACGCCGACTACTGGGTGAACAACGTTCGGCAGCCTGCGCTGCTGACACAGGCGGTTGCTGCCGCGGCCGGCGAATACACCACGTTCGTGGAAGTCAGCGCGCATCCGATTCTCACTCACGCGATTGCTGACACGGTGGAAGCCCTCGGCGGTCATCACCATACGGCCGGAACTCTGGTGCGCGACGCCGACGACGCGGTCAGCTTCCACACCAACCTCAATCGCACGCACACCACCCAGCCCCCGCAGACCCCGCACCCGCCCGAGCCGCACCCGGTGCTGCCCGCCACCCCGTGGCAGCACAGCAGTTACTGGATCGAGACCGCGGCCGTCCGGCGCCCTGCCGGCCCGGCAGGCGCAGGGCCACAATGGGCCGTCGGCAGCCCGGGAGCGGTGCCCGAGGACTGGTGGTGCGAGCTGACGTGGCCGGCTGCTGAAGCGGCGGCCGGCGACCCCGTCACCCAGCAGTCCTGGTTGGTGATCGGCAGCCAGGAGCTGAGTGCCGAGATCGGCGCGAAGCAGGGCGGTGGCGTCACTGCGCTGGACGCATCGGTGTTGGCCGCGGACGGCGACCGCGCTGCACTGGCTGCGGCGCTGGGCGCTGCCACCCATGTGCTGTACGCGCCGTCGACGGATGCGACGGATCTGAGCGCTGCGCCCGCCTACGATGCGTTCAACGCGGCCCGGCGCCTGGTCACCGCGATGGCGGAACAGACCTCGAACCCGGCGAAACTGTTCCTGCTGACCCGTAATGCGCAACCTGTCGGTGAGGGCGACCGGGCCAACCCCGCGCACGCCGTGCTGTGGGGCCTGGGTCGCAGCTTGGCCCTGGAACACCCCGAGGTTTGGGGCAGAGTCGTCGATGTCGACGAGTCGGTCCCCGCGGCATTGATCGCCGGATACCTGCTGGCCGAGGCCGACGCCGCCGACAACGAGGACCAGGTCGTGTACCGAGCCGGTGTTCGTCGGGTGCCGCGCCTTCTCGGTAGCCGTCCAACCGGTGCTGCGCCGGTCGAATTCGACGCCGGCAGTTGCCATCTGGTAATCGGCGCGACCGGCAACATCGGTCCGCAGCTGGTACGGCAACTGGCGGCCAGTGGAGCCAAGACCATTGTCGCGGTGTCCCGACGTCCGGGCTCAGTGCTCGACGAGTTGGCGACCGAGTTGGCTTCGGCGGGAACGACACTGGTGACAGTGGCTGCCGACGCCGCCGACGAGACCGCGATGGGTGCGCTGTTCGATCGGTTCGGTGCTGACCTGCCGCCGCTGGAAGGCATCCACGTGGCCGCCTTTGCCGGCGGCCCGGTGACCCTGCGCGACATGACCGACGACGATGTCACCACCATGTTCCGCCCGAAGCTCGACGTGGTTGCGCTGTTGCACAAGCTGTCGCTGCGACAGCCGCTGCGCTACTTCGTGTTGTTCTCATCGATCTCTGGCATCACCGGGTCGCGCTGGCTGGCGCACTACACGGCCACCACCACCTTCCTGGACACCTTTGCCTACGCGCGCCGCGCGGCCGGGCTGCCGGCAACCGCGATCAACTGGGGCTTGTGGAAGTCGTTGACCGACACCCAATCCGATGTTGAACGCCAGGTGACTGTCGACTCCGGTCTGGAGCCGATGGCCGACGATGTCGCAATCGGAGCCCTGCCACTGGTGATCGGCGCACGGGGCGCGGTGCGGCACACCGTCGTCGCGGCGGACTGGCCGCGGCTTGCCGCCGCGTACCGCACCCGGGCGGCGCTGCGCATCGTCGACGACCTGCTGATCGTGGACGCACCCGTTGACGGGCCGGCGGCGCAGAGCACCGAGTTCCGTCGCGTTCTGGCTGAGTCGGAACCCGAGCAGCGTGGGGAGCTGCTGCGCGAACACGTCACCGACCAGGTCGTCGCCGCCATGGGACTGGGGTCGCGCCACGCGCTGGACCCGACCGCCGGATTCTTCCAGTCCGGCATGGATTCGCTGATGAGCGTCACCTTGCAGCGGGCACTGTCGGACAGCCTGGGCGAAACTCTGCCGGCCGCAGTGGTGTTCGACTACCCGACCATCGATGCGCTGACGGGGTACCTGGCAACGATCCTGCCCGAGGTAGCGGAAGCCGCCGAGCAGGACAGCACCGACGCCTATGACGACATGAGCGATGACGAGCTGCTCGCGCAGCTCTCGGAGAGGTTGAGTTGAGCGAGAAGAGTGCTGCGCCGGTCGGGGGGCCGGATCGTCGGGCGATTGTTGCTGAGGCGCTGCGCAAGATTGATGATTTGACGGCGCGGTTGGCGGTTGTTCGTCCGGCGGTTCCAGCGTCGGCTCTCCTCCGTCGAACCTCGCTAAACCGCGGGGTTCGTCCGGCGGTTCCAGCGTCGGCTCTCCTCCGTCGAACCTCGCTAAACCGCCGCGATTCGTCCTGGCCTCCAGCATCGCGGTGTACGGGTCGCGCAATCCCCACACCGTCTCGGGCGTGCTGACCGCTGACACCCCAACCAATCCCGCCGACGTCTACGGCGACCACAAGTTGCAGGCCGAACAACTGGTACGCGCCTCCCCGCTGGATTGGGTCATCCTGCGACTGGGCGGGGTGATCACCGTCGACCCAGGCTCCTACATGAACCTCGACAACGTGTATTTCGAGCAACTGCTCCCCACCGACGGCAGGCTGCAGACCGTCGACGTGCGCGACGTCGCGTCCGCGTTTGTCGCGGCCACCACCGCGCCGGTCGTCGGGGAGACCCTGCTGATCGGCGGCGACGACTCGCACCGCCAGATCCAGGGCGACGTCGCGCCGGCGATGGCCGCCGCGTTGGGATTGGTCAACGGTCTGCCCGCCGGGCTGCCCGGCAATCCCGACCGCGACGAGGACTGGTTCAACACCGACTGGATGGACTCGAACCGCGCCCAGGAGGCCCTAGGCTTCCAGCACCACTCCTGGCCGGAGATGCTGGCCGAGACGGCGTCCCGAGCCGGCGCCCAGCGCTACCTGCTGCGGACCGTCGCTCCCCTGGCCCGCGCCGTGCTGCGGACCCGATCCCCCTACCACCGCAAGGACCAGCGGTTCGCCGATCCGTGGCAAGCCATCGCCGACAAATGGAGTGACCCACGCCCATGAACCACGACTTCACGCCCACCCAACGACGGGCGCTGGCGGTCTTCACCGTGATCGCGCTGCTATTCGGCGCCTACTTCCTACGCACCTACTTCGTGCTGATCGTGGTGGCCGCGGTCGGTGCCTACCTGTTCACCCCGCTGTTCCGGTTGCTCAATCGCAGGGTGTCCAGCGGGCTGGCGGCCACCGGGACCCTGCTGGCGGCCTTGGTCGCCGTCATCGTCCCGGTCGGATTGTCGGTCTTTCTGGCCGTCGCGCAGATCTCCCGCACCGTGGGCGAAGTCGCCGAATGGGTGCAGGCCACCGACCCCAACGCCCTGGGCGACAAGGTGTTGAAGTTCATCAACGGCGCGTTGGCCAAGGTGCCGTTCGTGCACGTCGAGCTGACCATGGAATCGCTGCGCGGGGCGATGGTGAACGTGGCGCAGAAGGGCGGCGAGCTGCTGCTGCATGTGTTGCAGGGCGCCGTCGGCGGAGTGGTGGGCGCGGTCACCTCGGCGATCATCTTCTTGTACGTGTTCCTGGCATTGCTGACCCACCGCGAGGAACTGCACACGCTGATCCGACGGCTCAACCCGCTCGGCGGCGAAGTGACCGATCTGTATCTGGCCAAGATGGGCTCGATGGTGCGCGGCACCGTCGGCGGACAGTTCGTCATCGCGTTCTGCCAGGGCGTCGCCGGGGCCGCCTCCATCTACATCGGCGGATTCCACCAGGCGTTCTTCATCTTCGCGATCCTGTTGACCGCCTTGTCGATCATCCCGCTCGGCGGAGGCATCGTGACCATGCCGTTCGGCATCGGAATGGCACTGTTCGGCAACGTCATCGGCGGGCTGTTCGTGTTCTTCTTCCACCTGATCGTGGTGACCAACATCGACAACTTCTTGCGACCGGTGCTGGTGCCGCGCGACGCCCGGCTCAATTCCGCCCTGATGCTGCTGGCTGTTTTCGCCGGGATTGCCATGTTCGGCTTCTGGGGCATCGTGATCGGTCCGGTGCTGATGATCATCATCGTCACCACCATCGACGTCTACCTGGCGGCATTCTCCAGCGAGGAGACGGGCGAGGAACTGTTCGCGGACAGTTAGCGCAATTGCGTTTTGCAGCCCAGCAAACCGATGTGATGACACGATCATCTCCGTGAGCGACGGTACAGTGCCGCATCTGCCGGTGCCGCTGACCAGTTTCATCGGGCGCCAGGGGCAAATCGACGAGCTGCGATCAGTGCTGGCCGTGCGCCGGCTGCTGACGCTCAGCGGCGCGGGTGGCTCAGGAAAGACCCGTTTGGCAATCGAACTCACCGGCCAAGTCGCCCGCCTCTTCACAGCGGGAGCCTGCTACGTCGACTGCACTCCGCTGGCCCACCCGGAACTGGTGACAGTCGCCTTCGCTCACGCACTGGGCCTGCCGGATCAACCTGGCCGATCGGCCACCGACAGCCTGCTGAACTTCATCGACGACCGGCAGCTGCTGCTGGTCTGCGACAACTGCGAGCACCTGCTGCACCCCATCGCATCCTTGGTCGACGTGCTGTTGACCACCTGCCCGAACTTGACGGTGTTGGCCACCAGCAGGGAGCCACTAGGACTCGGCGGGGAAACGACCTGGCGGGTGCCGTCGCTGTCGTTGGATGATGAAGCGTTGGCGTTGTTCGCCGATCGAGCTCGTCTGGTGCTCTCGACGTTCACCCTGACCGATGCGAACCGGGCGACGATCGCTGAGATCTGCCGGCGCGTCGACGGCATGCCGCTGGCGCTCGAACTGGCCGCCGCCCGCCTGCGTGCGATGTCGCCCAAGGAGATTCTTGCTGGGTTGCAGCATCGTTTCGAGCTGCTGACCGGCGGCGCCCGCACGGCGTTTCCGCGTCAGCAGACATTGCGGGCATCGGTCGACTGGTCGCATGCATTGCTTACCCCGAGTGAGCGCGTCCTGTTCCGGCGTCTTGCGGTGTTTGTCGGAGGATTCGATCTGCCCGCTGCCGCCGCGACTGCCTCGGGTCAGGGCCTAGCGGCTGACGAGATCCTCGAACTGCTCACCCAGCTGATCGACAAGTCGCTGGTGATCGTGGTCGACAACCAGGACCACACCCGCTATCGGCTGTTGGAAACGATGCGTGAGTATGCCTTTGAACGGCTCGAAGAGGCCGGCGAATGCGACGCCGTACGGTGCCGGCACCGTGACTTCTACGCGGCGACGGCATCCGCGATCGACGCACTGACACGAACCAGCTTGCAGCGCGGGCTTGAACGGGCGGTCTTGGAACTCGATAACTTGCGCGCCGCATTTGCCTGGAGTCGCCACTGCGCCGACAATGACACGGCGCTGGCCATGGCGTCGTCACTGCTTCCGCTTTGGCTGTCGTCGGGTCGTATTCTGGAGGGGCTGAACTGGTTTGACGCCGTGCTCACCAGCGATCTCTCTGCAGACGTGGCTCTCGATACGCGGACGGCCGCGCTGGCCGATCGCGCGCTGCTGGACGGTTGGGTGGGTAGTGCTCACGAGACCGAACCGGCCGAGCTCGCGGTGGCTCAGTCCCGAGCGCAGGACGACCAGGCGCTACTCGCACGAGCGCTGACCACCCGCGGCATCATCGCCGCGCTTCACGGCGAGCCGGGTGAACAGTATTTCGCCGAGGCCGCCGAACTGGCCCGGTCGGTGGACGACCGTTGGCGGCTCTGCCAAATCCTGGGCTGGCGAGCGAATATGGCCTTCCTGGAAGGTGATCGGATCGCAGTGCTCGCCGCAACCTCCGAAGGCGTCACGATCGCCGACGAGATCGGCGATCGGTTCACCGCCCGCCAGTGCCGCACATGGTCGGCCTGGGCTCAGCTGATCGCTGGACATGTGACAGCCGCGGCGGCGCAGTTCGGCGCTATAGCCGACGAAGCCCGCACCGACCGGGACGTGCTCTGGCAGGTGGTGAGTGGGCACTACCGTGCTCAATCCTTGATTTACCAAGGGGATCCGCGCTCTGCTGAGGCCGAGCTCTCCTCGACTGCGCCGGCAGCCGAGGAATTCGGCCAACTGTGGATGGGCAACTCGCGCGGGGTATGTGCCGTCGTGGCCTTGGCTGACGGCCGCATCGAGGAGGCGGACCACTGCAGCCGAGTGGCCTGGGAGTCGCTGTCTACGATTCCGTTGCACCAACGGATGTACACCTACATACTTGCCGAAGTCGCCCTGGCACGCGGTGATTTGACCGAGGCGCGCCAGGTGGCCGACGCGGCGGTCTCGTCCGCCACCGGGTGGCATCGCATCCT is a window from the Mycobacterium sp. SVM_VP21 genome containing:
- a CDS encoding type I polyketide synthase; this translates as MTAAFDEEALRHWLADYLVTNIGCSLEDIDFNASLNDLGVGSRDAVVLCGELSELLGRKVSPVELWQHPSVAELARFLIEPESAEEESAPEPGRFGTDEPIAVVGLGCRFPGDINSPDAMWQFLLDGGNAVTEVPADRWAPFDDGSAETGNAIARTTRWGSFLRDIAAFDADFFDISSREAVKMDPQQRLLLEVAWEALEHAGIPATSLRRSQTGVYVGASITEYGCHASADLPNVDAWSNAGGALSIIANRLSYFLDLRGPSVTVDTACSSSLVALHLACRSLRTGECETAIAGGVNLLMSPAVFRGFDQSGALSTTGACHAFDADADGFVRGEGCGVVVLKRLSDARQDGDRVLAVVRGSAINQDGHSNGLLAPNPAAQMAVLRSAYADAGIAPQEVDYVETHGTGTLLGDPIEAKALGTVLGRGRSPQTPLLLGAAKSNLGHLEAAAGMVGFIKAVLAVQRGRIPKNLHFNTPNPHITFEQMRLKVVAEHQDWPSSDHPRRAGVSSFGFGGTNAHVVIEQAPPAKITAREVDPAVTTLVVSARTPERIAATATDLADWLEGDGAGVELPDVAHTLNHHRARQSLFGTVCARDRDAAVSGLRALAAGTSADGQDCGVIGPHDGPCGPGTVFVYSGQGSHWIGMGRALLTDEPAFARALAVLEPAFVEHVGFSLWQVISAGEPVSGDAQVQPVLMGLQLALTELWRSYGVHPDAVIGHSMGEVTAAVVAGALSPADGFRVIAARSQLMSRQAGQGAVALLNLDTDAVEALLVDYPDVSVAGYLSPKQTVVAGPVAPVDAVIAAVSGRNKFARRVNMEVASHTALMDPILPELRVALADLTPEVATIPFFSTVTEAAMPAGGMPILDADYWVNNVRQPALLTQAVAAAAGEYTTFVEVSAHPILTHAIADTVEALGGHHHTAGTLVRDADDAVSFHTNLNRTHTTQPPQTPHPPEPHPVLPATPWQHSSYWIETAAVRRPAGPAGAGPQWAVGSPGAVPEDWWCELTWPAAEAAAGDPVTQQSWLVIGSQELSAEIGAKQGGGVTALDASVLAADGDRAALAAALGAATHVLYAPSTDATDLSAAPAYDAFNAARRLVTAMAEQTSNPAKLFLLTRNAQPVGEGDRANPAHAVLWGLGRSLALEHPEVWGRVVDVDESVPAALIAGYLLAEADAADNEDQVVYRAGVRRVPRLLGSRPTGAAPVEFDAGSCHLVIGATGNIGPQLVRQLAASGAKTIVAVSRRPGSVLDELATELASAGTTLVTVAADAADETAMGALFDRFGADLPPLEGIHVAAFAGGPVTLRDMTDDDVTTMFRPKLDVVALLHKLSLRQPLRYFVLFSSISGITGSRWLAHYTATTTFLDTFAYARRAAGLPATAINWGLWKSLTDTQSDVERQVTVDSGLEPMADDVAIGALPLVIGARGAVRHTVVAADWPRLAAAYRTRAALRIVDDLLIVDAPVDGPAAQSTEFRRVLAESEPEQRGELLREHVTDQVVAAMGLGSRHALDPTAGFFQSGMDSLMSVTLQRALSDSLGETLPAAVVFDYPTIDALTGYLATILPEVAEAAEQDSTDAYDDMSDDELLAQLSERLS
- a CDS encoding AI-2E family transporter codes for the protein MNHDFTPTQRRALAVFTVIALLFGAYFLRTYFVLIVVAAVGAYLFTPLFRLLNRRVSSGLAATGTLLAALVAVIVPVGLSVFLAVAQISRTVGEVAEWVQATDPNALGDKVLKFINGALAKVPFVHVELTMESLRGAMVNVAQKGGELLLHVLQGAVGGVVGAVTSAIIFLYVFLALLTHREELHTLIRRLNPLGGEVTDLYLAKMGSMVRGTVGGQFVIAFCQGVAGAASIYIGGFHQAFFIFAILLTALSIIPLGGGIVTMPFGIGMALFGNVIGGLFVFFFHLIVVTNIDNFLRPVLVPRDARLNSALMLLAVFAGIAMFGFWGIVIGPVLMIIIVTTIDVYLAAFSSEETGEELFADS
- a CDS encoding LuxR C-terminal-related transcriptional regulator, which codes for MSDGTVPHLPVPLTSFIGRQGQIDELRSVLAVRRLLTLSGAGGSGKTRLAIELTGQVARLFTAGACYVDCTPLAHPELVTVAFAHALGLPDQPGRSATDSLLNFIDDRQLLLVCDNCEHLLHPIASLVDVLLTTCPNLTVLATSREPLGLGGETTWRVPSLSLDDEALALFADRARLVLSTFTLTDANRATIAEICRRVDGMPLALELAAARLRAMSPKEILAGLQHRFELLTGGARTAFPRQQTLRASVDWSHALLTPSERVLFRRLAVFVGGFDLPAAAATASGQGLAADEILELLTQLIDKSLVIVVDNQDHTRYRLLETMREYAFERLEEAGECDAVRCRHRDFYAATASAIDALTRTSLQRGLERAVLELDNLRAAFAWSRHCADNDTALAMASSLLPLWLSSGRILEGLNWFDAVLTSDLSADVALDTRTAALADRALLDGWVGSAHETEPAELAVAQSRAQDDQALLARALTTRGIIAALHGEPGEQYFAEAAELARSVDDRWRLCQILGWRANMAFLEGDRIAVLAATSEGVTIADEIGDRFTARQCRTWSAWAQLIAGHVTAAAAQFGAIADEARTDRDVLWQVVSGHYRAQSLIYQGDPRSAEAELSSTAPAAEEFGQLWMGNSRGVCAVVALADGRIEEADHCSRVAWESLSTIPLHQRMYTYILAEVALARGDLTEARQVADAAVSSATGWHRILSLATRARVRLSEREPELCERDAYAALTQAVDLGAHLSLPDLFECLAAAACLNEIPHRSARLLGAAEGMRRRMGATRFAVHEVANHAALRAVRDALGDKDFDAAFTEGATLTDLDAIGYAQRGQGQRRRPSMGWGSLTPTEHEVIRLVCAGLANKEIAARLLVSPRTVQTHLTQVKSTGVVYDVVV